ATGGAGTATCTGCGCGACAAATACCGGCTCAACGATCCGGTGCCGCTGCAGTACATCCATTGGGTCGGCAACGTGCTGCAAGGTGACTTCGGTACCTCGCTGCGCACCGAGCAGCCAGTCACCACGCTGCTGGCGTCCAAGCTGCCGGTGACCATTGAGCTGGCGGTCCTGGCGTTGATCATTGCGCTGTTGATCGGCATTCCAACGGGCGTTATTTCTGCGGTGCGCAAAGGCACTGCGGTGGATTACGGGGCTAACATCTTTGCGCTGTCGGGCATTTCGATTCCGCACTTCTGGCTGGGGATTCTGTTGATCATGATCTTCGCCGTGAAGCTGCAATGGCTCCCCGCCTCAGGCTTCGTGCCGCTGAGTGAAGACGTCGGGCAGAACCTCAAAACCCTGATCCTGCCGGCGTTTGTGCTGGGCGCCGGACTGTCCGGCGTACTGATGCGCCACACCCGTAGCGCGATGCTCGAAGTGCTGCGCGCAGACTATGTGCGTACCGCTCGCGCCAAGGGATTGTTCCCGCGAACGGTGATCCTCAAACACGCATTGCGTAACGCACTGATGCCCATCGTCACCCTGACCACGTTGCTGTTTGGCGAATTGCTGGGGGGTGCAGTCCTGACCGAGCAAGTGTTCAGCATCCCGGGCTTCGGCAAGATGATTGTCGATGCGGTGTTCAACCGCGATTACGCCGTGGTGCAAGGCGTGGTGCTGTGCGTCGCCATCGGCTTTCTGTTGCTCAACCTTCTGGCGGATGTGTTGTACCGCATGATCAACCCGCGCTTGAGGACGGCCTGATGACTTCCATAGCACCGCTCGCTTCGCGCGCCACAGACATTGCCCTGAAGCCCCGCACCCGTTCGCCGTTCGTGCGTAAATTTCTCGCCAACAAAGGCGCTGTGATCGGTTCGGTGGTGTTGCTGGTGTTCATCCTCGCCGCGCTGCTGGCGCCGTGGATTGCGCCATACGATCCGCTCAAGGCCAACTTCCTGGCGGTACGCAAAGCGCCGTCGATGATGTACTGGCTGGGCACTGACGAACTGGGCCGCGATCTGTTTTCCCGTCTGCTGTGGGGCGCGCGCAGTTCATTGCTGGCAGGCGGCGTCTCGGTGGCGATTGCGATGGTCATCGGCGTACCGCTGGGGCTGATCGCAGGGTATTTCGGCGGCAAGCTGGACGCGGTCATTTCGCGCATCATGGAAGCGTTGTTGTCGTGTCCGTTTCTGGTACTGGCGATTGCCTTGGGCGCATTTCTCGGCCCCAGCCTGACCAACGCGATGATCGCCATCGGCCTGTCGGCCATGCCGATCTTTTCCCGACTGACACAGGGCCAGGTCCTGGCAATCCGTCACGAGGATTATCTGGAAGGCGCCCGCGCCATTGGCCTGCCGGACCGCTGGATTATCCTGCGTTACGTGCTGCCCAACGTGATGTCGCCGCTGGTGGTACAAGCCACGCTGACCATCGCCTCGGCCATCCTCGCCGAAGCCAGCCTGTCTTTCCTCGGGCTGGGGCAGCAACCGCCCTCGCCGTCCTGGGGCTCGATGCTCAACACCGCAAAAAACTTCATGGAACAGGCGCCCTGGATGTCGATTGCCCCCGGAGTGGCGATCTATATCACGGTCTTGTGTTTCAACCTCTTGGGCGACGGCTTGCGCGATGCCCTCGATCCAAAAAGCTGACCCCCTTCGTTTACTGCCAAAGAGAGCCTATTGATGTTTGACGATCTGGATTACAGCCAACCTTATGCGTCCGCCCGCTCGCCGGTGATGGGTAACAACATGGTCGCCTGCTCACAGCCGCTGGCCGCTCAGGCCGGTCTGGACATGCTGCGCAAAGGCGGTAACGCGGTGGATGCAGCCATTGCTGCGGCCATGGTGCTGACCGTGGTAGAACCGACCGGTTGCGGCATTGGCAGCGACGCATTTGCCATCGTATGGGACGGCAAGAAGTTGCAGGGCCTCAACGCCTCGGGCCGCTCGCCTAAAGGCTGGACGCCGGAACACTTTGCCGGTCAGAAAGAAATGCCCCAGCGCGGCTGGGGCGCCGTGACGGTGCCGGGCGCTGTATCGGCCTGGGTTGCGCTGTCCGAGCGCTACGGCAAGTTGCCATTCGAGACCCTGGCCGAGCCTGCTATTGGTTATGCGCGCGACGGCTATCAGGTCACACCGATCATCGCCGAGTTGTGGCGCCGTGGCGCTGACCTGCTGAAGGATCAACCCGGTTTTGCCGAGTGTTTCCTCCCGGGCGGCAAGGCGCCGAAAGCCGGTGAAAAGATTCGTCTGAAGGACCACGCCAATACCCTGGAATCCATCGCGGCGACCAAAGGCGAGTCGTTCTACAAGGGTGAACTGGCGCAAGCGATCATCGCGCACGCTCACGTCAACGGCAGCGTCATGAGCCTGGACGATCTGGCGAGCCACAGCGTTGACTGGATCGACACGTTGTCCGTGCCGTATGCGGGCGCCGTGGTTCACGAGTTGCCACCCAACGGCCAGGGCATCGCCACCCTTTCGGGCCTGACGATGCTTGAAGCACTGGGGGTGGGCGAGCATCCGGTGGACAGCGTCGAGACGGTTCACCCGGTGCTGGAGGCGATGAAACTCGCCTTGGCCGACCTCGATGAACACGTCGCCGATCACGAGCATATGCGCCTGCAATCGGCGCACTTGCTGGACCCGGCGTATCTGATGGAGCGCGCCTCGCTGGCCACTGAGATGGCGGCCAATCCTGGCCACGGCTCGCCCAAGGCAGGCGGCACGGTGTACCTGTCGGCGGCGGACGAGAGCGGCATGATGGTCTCGTTCATTCAGTCCAACTACATGGGTTTCGGGTCTGGCGTTGTGGTGCCGGGCACGGGAATAAGCCTGCAGAATCGAGGCGCGGGCTTCACCCTGGACCCAAATCACGTCAACACCGTCGCGCCGGGCAAGCGGCCGTTTCACACGATTATTCCGGGTTTTGTGATGAACGCGGACGGCACGCCGCTGATGTCTTTCGGCTTGATGGGTGGCCCGATGCAGGCACAAGGGCATTTGCAGATGATGATGCGCATCCTGCGCTACAAGCAAAACCCGCAAGCCGCAGCCGACGCGCCGCGCTGGAGGCTGGAAGCCGGGTTGAAAGTGGCCGTCGAGCGATCGTTTGATCGACTGGTGGTCGCAGAGCTGCGCGCCAAAGGCCACGACATTGAGGTGGAAGAGCCCAGCGGCGTGTTCGCCTTCGGCGGCGCGCAGATCATCCAGCGCACCGAGCATGGCTATGTCGGCGGGACGGACCCGAGAAAGGATGGGCTGGTCGCGGCGTATTGAGCGTCGCGTCGAGGCTGGCTCACTACCCTGAATAGCAGAGCGAACAAGGGGCCGAAGATGATTCGGCCTCCTCGCAAGGCTCACTCGAACAAGGAGTGTGTCACTCGATCCCTACCGGGCTCACACGGGTGTGGCTCAATAGCTGCTGGGCAAAAATCTGTAAGACTCGATATCTGCTGGCACCATGCGTACGACTTAACATCTGCGCGGCACAATGCTTACGACTCAACATATGCTGGCCGCACAATCTGTAGGAGCGAATTCATTCGCGAGAGGCCGGTGTGGCTGGCACTTTTTTTGTTGCGCTAGCCAGTGCGGCTTGGCCTTTCTGACTCGCTGGTTAATGGGTGTATATCCGTTATCTCGGGGGGCTGCCGGTATTGGTTTCGCTCTTACAGCGAGTCACTTTTTGCAAGAGCCCAAAAAGTAACCAAAAAGGCCCTGCTCCGATGTCCGGCCCGACTTCGTCGGGTTCCCTCACTCCGGCATTGCTACGGGGACACGCCGCCATCGGCCATCCATGGCCGGGGGCGGCTAGCGCGGCATCCATGCCGCGCTGTCCCCTCCACAACGCCTGCGTTCGGCCTACCAAAGTCGCATTTTGTGTCGTATTCAAAAGCTCGGTATGACACCAAATCTTTACACCCTTTGCGTATCACTCAAAAGCTCGGCATGGCGCAAAACCTGTAGGAGCGAATTCATTCGCGAGGCGTCGGGGTTGATTCATCGCCAACTATCGCTTAACCCAAAGCCGGGTTCTACAAAGGTCGTGTGGCGTACAGGCAGGCGGAGTGATTACGGGAAAAGCAACGCATACGCGCCGATCAGGCTCAGCACGATCACGGTCATACCGAGCACCACGACTTCACGCAATGGCGCGGGAATACGTTCCTGGCGCATGCCTTTCGAGCTTTTGCGGTAGCGGGCGTTCAGGCCGATCTGCACCAGCAGGCTTGCCACCAGTGCGACGATGACCGGCATCAGCGCCCATAAACCAAAGTGCGGAATCCAGCGCAAAAACAGCGTGCAACAGATGATCAATGTCATCAGCGTGCGTCGCCATGCCAGCAGCGTGCGCTCCGGCTGCAAGCCCGGATCGTCGTGGCCGATGACGGCCAGGTGGCGATCCCCTGCGCGACGAATCACGACGCGCCGACCGCCAGAAACACAATCAACCCAGCTGCCACCAAGGCCCCGCCCAACGACAGAATCGGTACCAGCACCGGTAATGGCAGCGGTTTGCGCTGGCGCATGGCGCGCTCGACCTTCAACCAGCGAACGCAGGCACTGGCGCTCACCAGCATCGCAAGCACCAGCAGCGTCAAAGCCACCGCCCTGCGTAAATCATGGCTGAACACTTCACCCGTGAAGGCCTCAACCGCAACACCGCCTGCCAGAAACGCCAACGCGGTGCGAATCCACGCCAGAAACGTTCGTTCATTGGCCAGGGTAAATCGCGGGTCGGGTTCGCAGCCGGGGCCTAACAACGAAGCACTGACGCGGTCGCGCTCAGGGGCTGCTGGTTTGGAGGAGTCCGGGGGATTCATGTCGCACCGTGGTCGGGTAGAGTGCGCAAATCATACCGCCCACGCCCCTGAAAGGCCCGCGCCGGTTACCGTGTTAAAAAAGAGCCGTCGGCGGATGCTATATGAGTGTCGCGTAACCGGTTGCCAGGCCGCCCCGCGACGCCAACTACCACCGGCACCTCCATTGCACAGGGCGAGTTATTCAACAAATACCTTACCGAGCACTATGAAGTGCACGGCAACCTTCATTTCGATGCTCGATCAAGTCAAGCGCATCTATGGCTACAAACGGCTGGATACCTACCCACTGGTGGTGCTGGCCGGGCTGTCCGAGTACGAGGCCCTGGCTGAGTGGCGCCAGAGCGCCTGGCGCTCGCTGCTGGTTATCGCCAGCGCCCTGATTGCCAATCTGCTGTTCGGGCTGCTGTTGTTCCAGCAAATACGCTTTGGACTCAAAGCCGAATCACAACTGCGCATTGCCAGTCATTCACTGGAAAAACTCGCGCTGGCCGACAGCCTGACCGGACTGGCGAACCGTCGGCATTTCCAGGAGATCCTCACGCTTGAGTTCCCCCAGGGCCATGCGAACCTGCACCCGTTGAACCTGATCATGATCGACATCGACTGGTTCAAAAGCTTCAACGATGAGTAAGGTCATGTAGCGGGCGACAACTGCATCGTTGCCGTGGCGGACTGTTTGCGCAATTGCCTGAACCGCAAGGGCGACCTTGCCGTGCGCTATGGCGGAGAGGAGATGGCGGCGTTTGTGCCCTGCAACGACTCAGCGGGCGCTTTTGCGCTGGCGGAGAAAATCCGTCTAGCGGTGCTCGCCAGGAACATCGAACACGCGGGCAACCCGATGGGCATCGTCACCATCAGCCTTGGCGTGTACACCTGTCTGCCCGGCGAGTGCCTGAGCATGGAGACCGTCGTCGAACAGGCTGACACCGCCGTGTACAGCGCCAAACATCAGGGCCGCAACAAGACGGTGATGCAGCCACTTCAATCGACCTGACGATGCCGCACGCCTCATTACATCAGGCCATCGATGTTCAATCGTAAAACGGCTCGACCGACTCACGACTGCCGACAAAAAAGCTGTCGGCGACCAGCCTCAATGGCTGCAGGTCGAGGTCGCTGGCCTTGTCGCTGATCAGTTGGTGGAAATGCCGGTACACCGCCGCGTACTCGCCCTCCTCCGACACCTTTTGCGGTATACCGTCGATGCTCAGCAACGCGCCACCGTTGTCCAGACGCAACGTGCCGTCGGTGCAGCGCACCTCGATGCTCCAGAGCTCGTCATGGCCATGGTCAAAATCGAACTCGGCACGGATGTTCAACTGACGTGCGTCAGACAGTTTGATGGAGGCTGCAATGGGCGACTGACAGTTACTCGGCACGCGTAACGCAGCGGACTCGACAAACAGCGTGAGCGGCAAAAGATGGGTCGCAATCGACAGCGCATTGATGCCCGGATCGAAAACGCCCAGGCCACCGGGCTGCCAGATCCACGCCTGGCCGGGGTGCCACTTGCGCACGTCTTCTTTCCAGTCGATCTGCACGCGCTCAAGGGTGCGACCGGAGAGCCATTCGCGGGCGGCTTCAATGCCGGGGGCGTAGCGCGAGTGCCAGGCAAACAGACCGCTGACGCCTTGCTCATGCGCCTGATCAACCAGCGCCATCGCTTCACCCAACGTGGCACAGGGCGGCTTTTCCACCAACACATGCTTGCCCGCAGCCAAAGCTTCACGGACCAGGCCGAAGCGCCCTTGCGGCGGCGTGCAAAACGCGATTGCATCGACCGCCGGGCCGTTTTCGAGCAACTCGCTCAGGGATCGAAAGTTTTCCACCCCGGCGCAAGGCTGCCCTTGAGTGGCGACAGACACCAACTGAAAAGCGGGATTGGCGAGGATTGCGGGGACGTGTTGGTCTTGGGCGATTTTGCCGTAACCCACCAGACCGAGACGAATTGGCTGCATCAATGACTCCTGTTTTTTGTACTTGTCGTGGGGCAGCAAACTAGACGTAATTTGCGCGGCAGACAACGCCGTTGTGCGCGATGCGCGCCGCGACTTCCTGCGTCAGCATGTGGGCTCACGCGCCTTCGCGCTCACGTTTGGGCTCCGGTGCAGCGCCTATGACATTGGCGATCCTGCTGCGAAAAGGGTCCAGCCGCTCACGTGGCGCAGCGGATTCAACCACCAGCGCTGTAACCTCCTCGCACGACGCCACTTGATAGTGCGCAACGCTCGACAGTTTTTCGTTGGTCACCGCCACCACCACCTGTCCGCTGGCCTCAACCACCGCTCGCTTGAATGCAGCGTCCTCCAGGCCAAAGGCGGTGACGCCGTGGTCCGGGTCAATGGCGCACGCACCGAGAAAACACAGATCAAAATTGAAACGCTGCAATTGCTGCACAGCGCACAAGCCAATGACACCGCCAGCCAATGGGCTGACCTGACCGCCGAGAACAATCACTTCAGCACAGGGCAGTTTCATCAGCTCCACGGCAATCAACGGTGAGTTGGTGGTGATGGTCAGTTGCAG
The DNA window shown above is from Pseudomonas sp. BSw22131 and carries:
- a CDS encoding ABC transporter permease — encoded protein: MLMFIFRRLLSAIPTLILVSLFVFTLQKLLPGDPVLAMAGEERDPAVMEYLRDKYRLNDPVPLQYIHWVGNVLQGDFGTSLRTEQPVTTLLASKLPVTIELAVLALIIALLIGIPTGVISAVRKGTAVDYGANIFALSGISIPHFWLGILLIMIFAVKLQWLPASGFVPLSEDVGQNLKTLILPAFVLGAGLSGVLMRHTRSAMLEVLRADYVRTARAKGLFPRTVILKHALRNALMPIVTLTTLLFGELLGGAVLTEQVFSIPGFGKMIVDAVFNRDYAVVQGVVLCVAIGFLLLNLLADVLYRMINPRLRTA
- a CDS encoding DUF202 domain-containing protein, coding for MIRRAGDRHLAVIGHDDPGLQPERTLLAWRRTLMTLIICCTLFLRWIPHFGLWALMPVIVALVASLLVQIGLNARYRKSSKGMRQERIPAPLREVVVLGMTVIVLSLIGAYALLFP
- a CDS encoding YidH family protein produces the protein MNPPDSSKPAAPERDRVSASLLGPGCEPDPRFTLANERTFLAWIRTALAFLAGGVAVEAFTGEVFSHDLRRAVALTLLVLAMLVSASACVRWLKVERAMRQRKPLPLPVLVPILSLGGALVAAGLIVFLAVGAS
- a CDS encoding Gfo/Idh/MocA family protein, with protein sequence MQPIRLGLVGYGKIAQDQHVPAILANPAFQLVSVATQGQPCAGVENFRSLSELLENGPAVDAIAFCTPPQGRFGLVREALAAGKHVLVEKPPCATLGEAMALVDQAHEQGVSGLFAWHSRYAPGIEAAREWLSGRTLERVQIDWKEDVRKWHPGQAWIWQPGGLGVFDPGINALSIATHLLPLTLFVESAALRVPSNCQSPIAASIKLSDARQLNIRAEFDFDHGHDELWSIEVRCTDGTLRLDNGGALLSIDGIPQKVSEEGEYAAVYRHFHQLISDKASDLDLQPLRLVADSFFVGSRESVEPFYD
- a CDS encoding DeoR/GlpR family DNA-binding transcription regulator, with amino-acid sequence MTPSHEAFPGERQQLISDRLALHGRVIAADLASEFGVSEHSIRRDLGALATAGLCKRVYGGAIVLPAAEGPMAVRVRQDTARKNSLGQAAASLLSAGQHLFIDAGSTNMAIACAINPELQLTITTNSPLIAVELMKLPCAEVIVLGGQVSPLAGGVIGLCAVQQLQRFNFDLCFLGACAIDPDHGVTAFGLEDAAFKRAVVEASGQVVVAVTNEKLSSVAHYQVASCEEVTALVVESAAPRERLDPFRSRIANVIGAAPEPKREREGA
- a CDS encoding ABC transporter permease → MTSIAPLASRATDIALKPRTRSPFVRKFLANKGAVIGSVVLLVFILAALLAPWIAPYDPLKANFLAVRKAPSMMYWLGTDELGRDLFSRLLWGARSSLLAGGVSVAIAMVIGVPLGLIAGYFGGKLDAVISRIMEALLSCPFLVLAIALGAFLGPSLTNAMIAIGLSAMPIFSRLTQGQVLAIRHEDYLEGARAIGLPDRWIILRYVLPNVMSPLVVQATLTIASAILAEASLSFLGLGQQPPSPSWGSMLNTAKNFMEQAPWMSIAPGVAIYITVLCFNLLGDGLRDALDPKS
- a CDS encoding gamma-glutamyltransferase family protein translates to MFDDLDYSQPYASARSPVMGNNMVACSQPLAAQAGLDMLRKGGNAVDAAIAAAMVLTVVEPTGCGIGSDAFAIVWDGKKLQGLNASGRSPKGWTPEHFAGQKEMPQRGWGAVTVPGAVSAWVALSERYGKLPFETLAEPAIGYARDGYQVTPIIAELWRRGADLLKDQPGFAECFLPGGKAPKAGEKIRLKDHANTLESIAATKGESFYKGELAQAIIAHAHVNGSVMSLDDLASHSVDWIDTLSVPYAGAVVHELPPNGQGIATLSGLTMLEALGVGEHPVDSVETVHPVLEAMKLALADLDEHVADHEHMRLQSAHLLDPAYLMERASLATEMAANPGHGSPKAGGTVYLSAADESGMMVSFIQSNYMGFGSGVVVPGTGISLQNRGAGFTLDPNHVNTVAPGKRPFHTIIPGFVMNADGTPLMSFGLMGGPMQAQGHLQMMMRILRYKQNPQAAADAPRWRLEAGLKVAVERSFDRLVVAELRAKGHDIEVEEPSGVFAFGGAQIIQRTEHGYVGGTDPRKDGLVAAY